A stretch of the Schistocerca serialis cubense isolate TAMUIC-IGC-003099 chromosome 2, iqSchSeri2.2, whole genome shotgun sequence genome encodes the following:
- the LOC126456293 gene encoding greglin-like, producing the protein MMRPVLLLLAAAAVASAYSAESDKLGSEEYRHTTTLMPCPRVCTKEYAPVCAEDKRGHLYKFDNACFMRMCGCRMRLRQVPLERCPSDAPGCPMREAHQQEPVVLDNDESPDESQSDSSADSMKAAHLRKNAVRREREFY; encoded by the exons ATGATGAGACCAGTCTTGCTACTTCTGGCCG CTGCGGCGGTCGCCAGCGCGTATTCAGCGGAGTCTGACAAGTTGGGATCTGAAGAGTACAGGCACACCACCACGCTGATGCCATGTCCCAGGGTGTGTACCAAGGAATACGCACCTGTCTGTGCCGAGGACAAGAGGGGCCACCTCTACAAATTCGACAACGCCTGCTTCATGCGCATGTGTGGCTGTAGAATGC GGCTGCGGCAGGTGCCCCTGGAGCGCTGTCCGTCAGACGCGCCCGGCTGTCCCATGAGGGAGGCACACCAGCAGGAGCCGGTGGTGCTCGACAACGACGAGAGCCCGGACGAGTCGCAGTCGGACTCTTCTGCAGATTCCATGAAAGCCGCCCACCTGCGGAAAAATGCTGTGCGACGTGAACGTGAATTTTATTAG